A window from Salvia miltiorrhiza cultivar Shanhuang (shh) chromosome 2, IMPLAD_Smil_shh, whole genome shotgun sequence encodes these proteins:
- the LOC131008011 gene encoding uncharacterized protein LOC131008011: MSSEDGKRIFRRAFIMMDACKRNWMGGCRPIICLDGCHLKGVCPGMLLTAVGKDATDQIVPIAWAIIGKENKVNWRWFLCWLKQELELDDGARLTVMSDMQKGLLDAVNNTLPNAEHRWCARHIYANWSKKWRGDELKKRFWICAWSTFEEEFKANLSRIGEIHKQAAEGLLKYPVHM, from the exons ATGTCATCAGAAGATGGTAAGCGCATTTTTAGAAGAGCCTTTATAATGATGGATGCTTGCAAGAGGAATTGGATGGGTGGTTGTAGACCCATCATCTGTTTAGATGGATGTCATTTGAAAGGAGTTTGCCCTGGCATGCTACTTACAGCAGTAGGAAAAGATGCAACTGACCAAATTGTTCCAATTGCATGGGCAATCATTGGCAAAGAGAACAAAGTGAATTGGAGGTGGTTTCTCTGTTGGTTGAAGCAAGAGTTGGAGTTAGATGACGGGGCTCGCCTCACTGTCATGTCTGATATGCAAAAG ggATTACTTGATGCGGTCAACAACACGCTTCCTAATGCAGAGCATCGATGGTGTGCTAGACATATATATGCTAATTGGTCTAAGAAATGGAGAGGAGATGAGCTTAAGAAGAGGTTCTGGATATGTGCATGGAGTACATTTGAGGAAGAGTTCAAGGCTAATTTGTCAAGGATAGGTGAAATACACAAACAAGCTGCAGAAGGGCTGTTGAAGTATCCAGTTCACATGTAA
- the LOC131011251 gene encoding uncharacterized protein LOC131011251, whose translation MLEDIREMVMLRIKDRKNLCDRWIGEWSPAAMKTYLEAKEWAVGCRVLWNGEFGYEVGEGKDKHTVFLDKKFCTCRRWELTGIPCCHAIAAMCFSEIDPMSMILNWYHKSMYQKAYEYTIKPVPGVKFFKKELHAPIEPPPWEKMTGRPRKNRIRAQNEPSSSTRLSRKGQIQRCSICKDTGHKKTFCPTTLSQVIGKSQSSTSTRPTKMPVRRKTVGIGCHVNLSTGLFT comes from the exons ATGTTAGAAGATATTAGAGAGATGGTGATGCTTAGGATTAAAGATAGAAAAAATTTATGTGACAGATGGATTGGTGAATGGTCACCTGCTGCTATGAAAACTTATCTTGAAGCCAAAGAGTGGGCAGTTGGGTGTAGGGTTCTTTGGAATGGTGAGTTTGGCTATGAGGTTGGAGAGGGTAAAGATAAGCATACTGTATTTCTAGATAAGAAGTTCTGCACTTGTAGGAGGTGGGAACTGACTGGAATTCCATGTTGTCATGCCATAGCTGCCATGTGTTTTTCCGAAATTGATCCCATGTCAATGATTTTAAATTGGTATCACAAATCTATGTATCAAAAGGCTTATGAGTATACAATCAAACCTGTCCCTGGAGTAAAGTTCTTTAAGAAAGAACTTCATGCACCAATTGAACCTCCACCTTGGGAGAAGATGACTGGGAGACCTAGGAAGAACAGGATACGTGCCCAAAATGAACCATCATCAAGTACTCGCCTCTCTAGGAAAGGGCAGATACAACGGTGTAGCATTTGCAAGGATACTGGTCACAAAAAGACCTTTTGTCCAACCACACTCTCTCAGGTAATTGGAAAGTCACAATCTTCTACATCAACAAGACCTACGAAAATGCCTGTACGTAGGAAGACTGTTGGAATTGGATGTCATGTGAATTTAAGCACTGGtctattta CCTAG